One Malaclemys terrapin pileata isolate rMalTer1 chromosome 7, rMalTer1.hap1, whole genome shotgun sequence genomic region harbors:
- the LOC128840676 gene encoding putative nuclease HARBI1, which yields MALYLLAQRAHARRRRRVPQERVFKPRIQFLNMPEEQVMRRYQLNPEMIRDLCHALECDLQPSTGRSHALPVYVKVTAALNFYTSGTFQTPAGDAAGISQASMSRCVSQVTTALTRRANAYIRFPFQPQQQARTKEEFLRIAGFPNVLGTLGCTHVALKPPSDHENLYRNPLHFHSMNMQLVCDAHGMITHVVAEFPGSVPDAHILSCSSLRGIFEGHQNLDGWLLADGTYPLKPWLLTPVEAAETAAEQRYNAAHMATQAVVGRTVGALKGRFRCLDQAGGVLQYSPLKVCHIFVACCVLHNMAVGRGIAMPEGVELGARLPDQASPHPEPLSQEAQCLRQELITSYFS from the exons atGGCGCTGTACCTGCTGGCCCAGCGTGCCCATGCCCGCCGGCGGCGGCGGGTGCCCCAGGAGCGGGTGTTCAAACCCCGGATCCAGTTCCTGAACATGCCAGAGGAGCAGGTGATGCGGCGCTACCAGCTCAACCCTGAGATGATCCGAGACCTGTGCCACGCACTAGAGTGTGACCTGCAGCCCTCGACTGGCCGCAGCCATGCTCTCCCTGTTTATGTCAAGGTGACGGCTGCCCTCAACTTCTACACCTCGGGCACATTTCAGACGCCGGCAGGCGACGCAGCTGGCATCAGCCAGGCCAGCATGTCCCGCTGTGTCTCCCAAGTCACGACCGCCCTGACCCGCCGTGCCAACGCCTACATCCGCTTCCCCTTCCAGCCTCAGCAACAGGCCCGCACCAAAGAGGAGTTCCTACGCATTGCTGGCTTCCCCAACGTGCTAGGCACGCTGGGCTGCACCCACGTGGCCCTCAAGCCGCCCTCGGATCATGAGAACCTCTACCGCAATCCACTGCACTTCCACTCCATGAACATGCAGCTGGTGTGCGATGCCCACGGCATGATAACCCATGTGGTGGCTGAGTTCCCTGGCTCTGTGCCGGAtgcccacatcctcagctgttcCAGCCTCAGGGGCATCTTTGAGGGGCACCAGAACCTGGATGGCTGGCTGCTGG CGGATGGCACCTACcccctgaagccctggctgctgaCACCTGTGGAGGCAGcagagacagcagctgagcaGCGATACAATGCAGCGCACATGGCCACGCAGGCTGTGGTGGGACGTACAGTGGGGGCACTAAAAGGCCGGTTCCGGTGCCTGGACCAGGCAGGGGGGGTGCTCCAGTACAGCCCCCTCAAGGTCTGCCACATCTTTGTGGCTTGCTGTGTCCTGCACAACATGGCTGTGGGGCGGGGCATTGCCATGCCTGAGGGGGTGGAGCTCGGTGCCAGGCTACCTGACCAGGCTtctccccaccctgagcccctctcccAGGAGGCCCAGTGCCTGCGGCAAGAGCTCATCACCAGCTACTTCAGCTGA